A region from the Aegilops tauschii subsp. strangulata cultivar AL8/78 chromosome 5, Aet v6.0, whole genome shotgun sequence genome encodes:
- the LOC109784239 gene encoding uncharacterized protein: MGVGMKRAREEEPVSLALALTTDSAASSTTSADSAGAPAATRKRARRGRVVATSGEGEFVCKTCSRAFATFQALGGHRTSHLRGRHGLELGVGVARAIKERKRQEEKQHECHICGLGFEMGQALGGHMRRHREEMALRGGGDDGDQWVWRGVGVLDQEAVGHQAAANYEPPVLLELFV; the protein is encoded by the coding sequence ATGGGAGTGGGGATGAAGCGCGCGAGGGAGGAGGAGCCGGTGTCGCTGGCGCTGGCGCTCACCACGGACTCGGCCGCGTCGTCCACCACGTCGGCCGActcggccggcgcgccggcggcgaccaggaaGAGGGCGCGGCGGGGCAGAGTGGTGGCCACGTCGGGGGAGGGGGAGTTCGTCTGCAAGACCTGCAGCCGGGCCTTCGCAACGTTCCAGGCGCTGGGCGGGCACCGGACCAGCCACCTCCGCGGCCGCCACGGGCTGgagctcggcgtcggcgtcgccAGGGCCATCAAGGAGCGGAAGAGGCAAGAGGAGAAGCAGCACGAGTGCCACATCTGCGGGCTGGGGTTCGAGATGGGCCAGGCGCTGGGCGGACACATGCGCCGGCACCGCGAGGAGATGGcgctgcgcggcggcggcgacgacggtgACCAGTGGGTGTGGCGCGGCGTCGGGGTGCTGGATCAGGAGGCGGTGGGGCACCAGGCCGCCGCCAATTACGAGCCACCCGTCTTGCTCGAGCTGTTCGTCTAG
- the LOC109784236 gene encoding uncharacterized protein yields the protein MGAGMKHAREEEPIVSLALSLSTDSSASTTTSDSSTGAPAAKKRVRRGRVVVTSGQGEFVCKTCGRAFETFQALGGHRTSHLRGRHGLELGVCVARAIGERQRHDDKQQHDCHICTLGFETGQALGGHMRRHREEMALDRWVALSDQEAGHQAAAAYRLPVLLELFV from the coding sequence ATGGGAGCAGGGATGAAGCACGCGAGGGAGGAGGAGCCGATTGTTTCGCTGGCGCTGTCCCTCAGCACGGACTCCTCAGCGTCGACCACGACGTCGGACAGCTCGACCGGTGCGCCGGCGGCAAAGAAGAGGGTGCGACGGGGGAGGGTGGTGGTGACGTCGGGGCAAGGGGAGTTCGTGTGCAAGACATGCGGCCGCGCCTTTGAGACGTTCCAGGCGCTGGGCGGCCACCGGACCAGCCACCTCCGCGGTCGCCACGGGCTGGAGCTCGGCGTCTGCGTCGCCAGGGCCATCGGGGAGCGGCAAAGGCACGACGACAAGCAGCAACACGACTGCCACATCTGCACACTGGGCTTCGAGACGGGCCAGGCGCTCGGCGGGCACATGCGGCGGCACCGCGAGGAGATGGCGCTCGACCGGTGGGTCGCGCTGTCGGATCAGGAGGCGGGGCACCAGGCCGCCGCCGCCTACCGGCTGCCTGTCTTGCTCGAGTTGTTCGTTTAG
- the LOC109785422 gene encoding zinc finger protein ZAT7, with protein MVSSMKHCRDQAPEVPLSLSLSLGAMADRSKKQRRGADGEFVCKTCSRAFPSFQALGGHRTSHLRARHGLALGLTGGSDQPATNKATDQKQAHQCHVCGLEFEMGQALGGHMRRHREQEAATTAQAPPVLLQLFV; from the coding sequence ATGGTTTCGTCGATGAAGCACTGCAGAGATCAGGCACCGGAGGTGCCTCTGTCCCTCTCGCTCTCCCTCGGCGCCATGGCCGACCGCTCCAAGAAGCAGCGCCGCGGTGCAGACGGCGAGTTCGTCTGCAAGACATGCAGCCGCGCCTTCCCGTCGTTCCAGGCGCTGGGCGGCCACCGGACCAGCCACCTGCGCGCCCGCCATGGGCTCGCGCTAGGCCTCACTGGCGGGTCCGATCAGCCGGCGACCAACAAGGCGACGGACCAGAAGCAGGCCCACCAGTGCCACGTCTGCGGGCTAGAGTTCGAGATGGGGCAGGCGCTGGGCGGCCACATGCGCCGGCACCGCGAGCAGGAGGCCGCCACCACGGCGCAGGCACCGCCCGTTCTGCTCCAGCTCTTCGTCTAG